The Urbifossiella limnaea nucleotide sequence ACCCGCACGGCGGTGCCGTGGAGCCACCCGGCGACGGACCGCACCCCGCGCAGCGCGGCCGCCCGGCGCGACAGGACCAGGAACACGGCCTGGAAGGCGTCGTCGGCGTCGGCCGCGTTGCCGAGCAGCCGCCGGCACACGCCGAGGACCATCCGCCCGTGCCGGGCCAGCAGCTGGGCGAAGTCGGCTTCGCCGTGCGTGGCGGCGAACGCGGCGAGGAGTTCGCCGTCGGTGGGGCCGTCGGCGGCGCCGGGGGCGAGCCGGCCCCACAGGAGCTGTGCCGCGGTCGTGCGGTCGGTGGCCATCGCCCCTCCCCGTGGTGCCCGCCAGGATGTGCCCGCCGCCCGGCTGCGGCGTACAGAATATTCCGAAGTTTTTCCCGCGGCGCGAACGGCTTGGCGCCGCTGCGATGCTTAAACGACGCCGGTGAGGTGGAACACGGCGATGACCACGCCCACCGCCGCCGTCTTGATGAGCGTGATCGCGAAGATGTCGGCGTAGGCCTGCCGGTGCGTCAGCCCGGTGACGGTCAGCAGGGTGATGACGGCCCCGTTGTGCGGCAGCGTGTCCATGCCGCCGCTGGCCATCGCCGCCACCCGGTGGCAGACTTCCAGCGGAATCCCCGCCGCGTGGGCGTTCGCTACGAACGTGTCCGACAGGGCCGCGAGCGCGATGCTCAGCCCGCCCGACGCCGAGCCGGTGATCCCCGCCAGCGTCGTAACCGTGACCGCCTCGTTGACGAGCGGCCCCGGCACCGACGCCAGCGCGCCCGCAATCACACGGAAGCCCGGCAGCGCCGCCACGACCGCGCCGAAGCCGTACTCGGACGCCGTGTTCAGCGCCGCCAATAGTGCCCCGCCGACGGCCGCCCGCGAGCCCTCCGCGATCCGGCCCGTGACCGGCCGCCACGCCAGCACGAACACGCTCCCGATGCCGACCAGCAGCGCCCCCTCCACGGCCCAGATGGCGGCAAGTTTCGACACGTCCTGCGTCGCCGGACCGAACGCCGCCGCCGGGCCGTACCCCGCCGGGATGGCGGCGGTGAGGACGCGGTTCAGCACGCCGACGAGCACGAGCGGCAGCACGGCTAGCATCGGGTGCGGCAGCGGGCCGCGGTCGAACGGCGCGGGCTCGTTGAGCGGGGCGGCGCCGTAGCCCTCGCCCGCGGCCCGCGCCCGGCGGCGGCGCCAGTCGAGGTAGCCGAGGCCGGCGACGAGGATGAAAGCCGCGCCGACGACGCCGAGCCACGGGGCGGCGTAGGCGGTCGTGCCGAAGAACGCGGTCGGGATGAGGTTCTGGATCTGCGGCGTGCCCGGCAGCGCGTCCATCGTGAACGAGAACGCCCCGAGCGCGACCGCCGCCGGGAGTTGCCGCTTCGGGATGTCGGCCCGGCGGTACAGCTCGGCGGCGAACGGGTACACCGCGAACACCACCACGAACAGCGACACGCCGCCGTACGTCAGCACGGCGCAGACGAGGACCACGGCGAGCGTCGCCCGCCGCGGGCCGACCAGCGCGAGCACCGCGGCGACGATCGCCTCGGAGAAGCCCGCCAACTCGACGACCTTCCCGAAGACGGCGCCGAGCACGAACACCGGCAGGTACAGCTGGAGGAACCCGGCGAGCCGCTCCATGTACACGCCCGTGAACGCCGGCGGCACGAGGCGCGGGTCGGTGAGCAGCACGGCCCCGAGCGCGGCGACGGGGGCGAACAGGACGACGCTGTGGCCGCGGTAGGCCACCACCGTCAGGAACGCCAGTGCCGCCAGGACGATCACGACGCTCATGGTCCTGCGCCGCTCCCTTCTTTGCCCGCGATCACGCTGGTTCGCCGGGGGGTATCGTCCTGTTAGGCCGGGGCGCAAGCCCCGTCGGAGATCAGACACCCGACGGGGCTTGCGCCCCGGCCTAACAGGACGCTGCACCGCACCAGATACGACACGAATTCAGTCCGCCCGGGGGGCGGGCATGTACAGCGATACCGTTCGCGGCAGCGGCGTGAACCAGCCGGCCCGGACGCCGGCGGCCTGGAGCCCGCGGCCGACCCAGCAGTTGCACGTGTTGAAGGCGTGGTACGAGCCGTGCGCGTGGTAGAAGGCGTCGGTCGGGCCGTACGCCCCCGGGTGGATGCGCTCGAAGCGGCCGCCCGCGTCACGGCGGAACGTGCCCAGGACGTGATCCACGAGGCGGCGGTACTGGTCGTGCGACAGCCGGACCGTCCTTGCACCAGCGGGGCGGGAGTCGTCGTCCCACATCTCGACGTGCACGCACGTCGGGGACGGCCAGAACATCGCGCGGAACACGGTCCCCGCCTTCAGGTCGGCGTAGGTCCGGGTGTCGACGTAGAACTCCTTGTTGCCCCAGCCGAACGCGACGCGGGTGGCGCGGCCGGTGTCGCCGGCGAAGTCGGCCGCGGGCAGGAGCGGGCGCCAGTCCATCGTCGCGTTGCGGAGCGGCAGCACGAGGTCGGCGTGGATCTCGGTCGAGGTGACCGTGACCTCCACGCCGTCGGCCGTGGGCGCGAAGTCGTTGTTGACCGGGATCAGGCCGATAAGCGCGGCGAGGAGGTAGAGGGCCACCGCCGCCACGAACAGCTTGCCGCCGCGGAGAAGGGCGCGGCCGACCCGGCCGCGGAGACTGCGGCGCGGCCCGGGGGCGGTCTCGGTCGGGGGCGGTTCCACGGGTGCTCGACCTCAATTCCCACCAGCCAGGACTACGCCAGAGTCGAAAGTCGACACTCGCCGTCGGCCAGCGCCTCGATCTCGGCCCGCATCGCCCGCTTCTTCCCGCTACTCGACGGGGATCGACTCCGAATCGTAGGTCGGGCCGAGTCTCCGAGGCTCGACCTACGAAACTGTGTGTTTGGCCCCGGGGACTCCCCGCCGGTCCAACTCGGTGAGGAGGGAACCGACTCCACTGAGAAAGTCGTGAAGCCGCACGCGGCCCTGGTTGGTCGTCTCGACGACGTGCCACTGGAGGATCGGGTTGTACCACACTCGGGTGACCTCTACCCACCCGATGCGGCGCCCGGCCCGCCACGGCGACCGGGTCCGAATGCCGGACTCGTCGAACTCGAGCCGGACCCCGAACACCTCCAGGTAATAGGACAGGACGAGGGCGGAGAACAGGAGAACGATTCCGGCGCCTTCGAGCGGGTCATCGGTCGGTTGGGTGACCGAGAGCACCACCACCACGACCCACAGCACCCAGAACGCACCGGCCGAGACTTTCACAGGCCGGCCGTACTCCAACAGGCTGGTGCCGCCGCGGACCTCGGCTGTGCGGCGCGCCGTGGCCGCGATCACCGCCACGCCGATCAGCCCGCCGACCGCCGCCGCTGCCGCGGGCAGGAGCGCGAGTGCGTCACCCATCGAATCCCCTTCCTGCCGAGTTGCCAGCTTTGCGACCTACGCCACTCCTGCCAGCCGCTGCACACCGTCGGCCAGCGCCTCGATCTCGGCTCGCATCGCCAGCTTCTCGCGCCACTCGGCCGGGATCGCGTCCGCGCCGTAGTACGCGCCCGCCAGCTGGCCGTACACCGCGCCCGTCGTGTCGGCGTCGTCGCCGAGGTTCACCACCTTCAGGGCGCCGTCGCGGAACGTGTCCGTCGCCGCGAACGCCCACAGCGCCGCCTCCAGCGTGTGAACCACGTAGCCGCTGCCGCTCACCGCCGACTCGGCCTTCGTGCGGAACGACCCGGCCGCCACCGCCGCCACCTTCGGAGCCAGCGGCTCCGCCGCCCACAGCCCCGGGACCGGTTCGAAGTTCGGCGCCAGAAGCTCATCCTTCGACCGGCCCTGAATCGCCCCCACCAGCAGGCCGCCGTAGTAGCGGCAGGCGTCCACGCACTCGGCGGCGCCGTGCGTGGTGCGGGAGCTGTCGCCGGCGCGTTTGACCGCAAGCGCCGGGTCGGCCGCGAACGCCAGCGGCGCCGGCGCCAGCCGCATCAGGCTGCCGTTGCCCGCCGCGCCGGGGTCGGTCGAGCCGCTGTCGGCGCGGCCGTGTACCTCGAACCGCCGCAGCGCCCCGGCCGTCGTGATGCCGATGTCGAAGCAGTAGCCCTTCACGCTGAACTTGCCGTCCTTCCACCAACTCAGGTAGCGCGTCAACTGGTCGATGGGGTCGAAGCCCTGCTTCAGCACGAGGCTCTCGGCCAGGCACAGGGCCATGCTCGTGTCGTCGGTCCACTCGCCGGGCTTCATCTGGAACGGGCCGCCGCCGACCATGTCGGTCAGCGGGGCGAAGGAGCCGCGGGCGCGGAACTCCAGCGTGGTGCCGAGGGCGTCGCCGGCGGCGAGGCCGAGCAGGGCGCCGCGGTAGCGGTCGGATGCGGTCATCGGTCGGTCCTCCTCACCCGCCGCCGGACGGCGGGCGGCTCGCCGGGAGCGATTGAGTGAGCGTGGTCACCGCCGCGCGCTGCTTCGCGGTCACGAACGCCCGCGCCTTCGCCACCCGGGCGCGCGTGGCGTCGCGGTCGCGGACCATCGCCAGCGCCGCGGCGGTGATGCGGGCGCCGTCGCGCTCCTCGTCCAGGTCGAACAGCCAGTCGCCGAGGCCGACGTCGCGCCACATCCGGCCCTTGCTCGTCTGCTCGGCGAACCGGCAGTGGATCGCGGGGACGCCGTTGCCGACCGCCATGATCGGCGAGTGCATGTCCATGCTCACCAGCCCGGCCGACCGCGCGTACACGGCCACCGCCAGGTCCGTCAGCCAGTAGTGCTCGCGCCACACCACCTTCGCCCGCACGTCGGCCGGCAGCGGGTCCACCAGCAACTCCTTGCCCACCGCCATGTGGCTCTTGTCCTCCGGGCACACCAGCACCTTTAACCCCGCGTCGCGGACCAGCGCCACCAGCGCGGCACGAACCTTCGCGTGGTCGGCCTCCTTCAGCCGCTGGTTCGTGCGGTCCTTCTCGCGGTCGGCGTCGGTCATCGGCGTGTTGCGGATCAGCCAGTACGGCGTGAACCGCAGCCGCGGGATGAAGCACACGAACGACTCGCCCCACAGCCCGGCCGCACGCAGGTACGCCTCCGCGCCGGCGTCGTCGCGGATCGTCGTGCTGAAGGCCGCGTCCGGGGCGAAGTCGATGACCGGGCAGGCCAGCTTCGCCTGCCGCGCCCACTCGACCGAGCCCGAGTCGCGGAGGTACAGGAAGCGGGCGCCGTCGAGGGTGGCGCGGGTGGCGGCGTCGGCCGCGCCGAGGGTGATGCCGAGGACGCCGTAGGGCTTCTTCGTCGCGTCGCGCCACTCGGCCACCTGCCGCCCGCCGACCAGCGACGGGCCCGACCCGTGCAGCAGGAAGTCGCAGCGGTCGAAGGCCGCGCGGCGCGCCTCGGCCGTGTCCGCGAACCGCAGCGCGGGGAAGTGCTTCTGCAGCATCGGCTTCACCCCGTCGCCGAGGTTCCCGGGCCACAGCGTGAGTTCGACACCCGGAATGAGTTCGGTGAGGAGCGCGACCATGCCGGGGGTGTGGCCGATGTCGCCGATGTTGACCGTCTGCCACGCCGAGCGGAGGAGGACGCGGGGGGTTCGGCGCTCCTGCGCGGCCGCGGTGACGGCGGCGGCGAGGCCCGGGAGCGCGGCGAGGAAACGGCGGCGGGAGGGGGCCATACGGCACCGCGGGAAAGGGGTGCCGACAGGATACACCGGAAGACGACAAAGCCCACCCGGGGCGGGTGGGCTTCGCGTGCGGGGCGGTTACTTCTTGCCGCCGCCGTTGCCCCACGGGCCGGCCTTGCTGCGGTCGGCCTTCTCGGCGGTCCTCTCCTCGCGGGCCGGCCGGGCGTCCGGCCCGCCGCCCTTGCCCGTCATCCCCGGGCCGCCGCCGGTGCCGCCGAAGCCGGGGAAGCCGCCCTTGCCGCCGCCGCCACCGGCCATCGACCCGCCCTTGCTGCGCCCGCTGCCGGCCTCCGGCGTCTCGCCGTTCTGGATGGCGATCAGCCGGTCCACTTCGGCCTTCGTGGCGGTCACGCGGATCAGCTCCAGCGGGGCGATGAAGCCGTCCTCGTTGGCGTCGAGTTCGCGGAACTCCGCGACCGTCTTCCCGCCGACGGACCGCCACTCGTACATGTTGATCTGCCCGTCCTTGTCCTGGTCGTACTCGGCGAACCAGTCCGGCAGGCCGGGCGGGAGCTTGCCGTAGCGGATGCCGACGTTCGAGAAGTCGTCCTTCTTCTCCTCGCGGCGGCCGCCGAACCCGCCGGGGCCGCCGAACCCGCCGCCCTCACCGGTGCCGCGGAAGTCGTTCCCGAACTGCGGCTGGCCGGTGCCGCCGCCGCCGGCGAGGCGGAGTTGCAGCGACTTGTACTCGTCCAGGCTGACGAACCCGTCGCGGTTGGTGTCGTAGTCGTTCCACATGCCCCGGGTCCGCTCGGAGGCCTCGTCCGGGGATAGCTTCCCGTCGCCGTCGCGGTCGCCCATCTTGAACCGCCGCTCGATCTCCTCCTCGGACGAGCCGCCCTTCCCGCCGAAGCCCTGCCCG carries:
- a CDS encoding GntP family permease; this encodes MSVVIVLAALAFLTVVAYRGHSVVLFAPVAALGAVLLTDPRLVPPAFTGVYMERLAGFLQLYLPVFVLGAVFGKVVELAGFSEAIVAAVLALVGPRRATLAVVLVCAVLTYGGVSLFVVVFAVYPFAAELYRRADIPKRQLPAAVALGAFSFTMDALPGTPQIQNLIPTAFFGTTAYAAPWLGVVGAAFILVAGLGYLDWRRRRARAAGEGYGAAPLNEPAPFDRGPLPHPMLAVLPLVLVGVLNRVLTAAIPAGYGPAAAFGPATQDVSKLAAIWAVEGALLVGIGSVFVLAWRPVTGRIAEGSRAAVGGALLAALNTASEYGFGAVVAALPGFRVIAGALASVPGPLVNEAVTVTTLAGITGSASGGLSIALAALSDTFVANAHAAGIPLEVCHRVAAMASGGMDTLPHNGAVITLLTVTGLTHRQAYADIFAITLIKTAAVGVVIAVFHLTGVV
- a CDS encoding TIGR02117 family protein, translating into MEPPPTETAPGPRRSLRGRVGRALLRGGKLFVAAVALYLLAALIGLIPVNNDFAPTADGVEVTVTSTEIHADLVLPLRNATMDWRPLLPAADFAGDTGRATRVAFGWGNKEFYVDTRTYADLKAGTVFRAMFWPSPTCVHVEMWDDDSRPAGARTVRLSHDQYRRLVDHVLGTFRRDAGGRFERIHPGAYGPTDAFYHAHGSYHAFNTCNCWVGRGLQAAGVRAGWFTPLPRTVSLYMPAPRAD
- a CDS encoding ADP-ribosylglycohydrolase family protein, with protein sequence MTASDRYRGALLGLAAGDALGTTLEFRARGSFAPLTDMVGGGPFQMKPGEWTDDTSMALCLAESLVLKQGFDPIDQLTRYLSWWKDGKFSVKGYCFDIGITTAGALRRFEVHGRADSGSTDPGAAGNGSLMRLAPAPLAFAADPALAVKRAGDSSRTTHGAAECVDACRYYGGLLVGAIQGRSKDELLAPNFEPVPGLWAAEPLAPKVAAVAAGSFRTKAESAVSGSGYVVHTLEAALWAFAATDTFRDGALKVVNLGDDADTTGAVYGQLAGAYYGADAIPAEWREKLAMRAEIEALADGVQRLAGVA
- a CDS encoding polysaccharide pyruvyl transferase family protein codes for the protein MAPSRRRFLAALPGLAAAVTAAAQERRTPRVLLRSAWQTVNIGDIGHTPGMVALLTELIPGVELTLWPGNLGDGVKPMLQKHFPALRFADTAEARRAAFDRCDFLLHGSGPSLVGGRQVAEWRDATKKPYGVLGITLGAADAATRATLDGARFLYLRDSGSVEWARQAKLACPVIDFAPDAAFSTTIRDDAGAEAYLRAAGLWGESFVCFIPRLRFTPYWLIRNTPMTDADREKDRTNQRLKEADHAKVRAALVALVRDAGLKVLVCPEDKSHMAVGKELLVDPLPADVRAKVVWREHYWLTDLAVAVYARSAGLVSMDMHSPIMAVGNGVPAIHCRFAEQTSKGRMWRDVGLGDWLFDLDEERDGARITAAALAMVRDRDATRARVAKARAFVTAKQRAAVTTLTQSLPASRPPSGGG
- a CDS encoding EF-hand domain-containing protein — protein: MCARVSGAFFVLGMLLFTMGPIAGQPGGGKGGKGGFGGFPQGGGGFPQGGGGFPQGGGGFPQGGGGFRMQIQPGGGVPQGGGGFPQGGGFQQPGGGFPQGGGGFPQGGGGGGRRGGFDPESQWTTLLQQTGGTDYVDFSRISPDTRAMSKMISDRMGTQPYPESGVMTKDQFLQFATRNQELARAKMSGGQPGGQQGFGQPGGQPGFGQPGFGQQGGFPMQQGGFGGQGFGGKGGSSEEEIERRFKMGDRDGDGKLSPDEASERTRGMWNDYDTNRDGFVSLDEYKSLQLRLAGGGGTGQPQFGNDFRGTGEGGGFGGPGGFGGRREEKKDDFSNVGIRYGKLPPGLPDWFAEYDQDKDGQINMYEWRSVGGKTVAEFRELDANEDGFIAPLELIRVTATKAEVDRLIAIQNGETPEAGSGRSKGGSMAGGGGGKGGFPGFGGTGGGPGMTGKGGGPDARPAREERTAEKADRSKAGPWGNGGGKK